The Deltaproteobacteria bacterium genome window below encodes:
- a CDS encoding serine hydroxymethyltransferase encodes MTEPLRDPSLRDADPQVWRLVQGEDARQRESLRLIASENYVSKAVLEASAAALTNKYAEGYPGRRYYEGMDFIDPLESLAIERAKSLFGAEHANVQPYSGSPANLAVLLGLIQPGDVTMGLALPAGGHLTHGWKVSATGIYYRSVQYGVRKDDHRIDLDEVRALAKEHRPKLIWVGHSAYPRQLDFAAFAEIAGEVGAHLVADIAHIAGLVAGGVHPSPIPHCAAVTTTTHKTLRGPRGGLILCKSAHAAAIDRAVFPGLQGGPHNHTTAAKAVALAEAATPAFAAYARQIVDNARALAEALMARGYALVSGGTDNHLMLVDLTATGISGRVAGIALNRCGIELNGNAIPFDPRKPFDPSGIRIGLAALTSRGLTVAHMDGVATLIHDGVAEAARTNGEPSAEFCTRMRDRVREFLAPHPAPGL; translated from the coding sequence ATGACCGAGCCCCTCCGTGATCCCTCGCTGCGAGACGCCGATCCGCAGGTGTGGCGCCTCGTCCAAGGCGAGGACGCCAGGCAGCGCGAGAGCCTGCGCCTCATCGCCAGCGAGAACTACGTGTCCAAGGCGGTGCTGGAGGCCAGCGCCGCCGCGCTCACCAACAAGTACGCCGAGGGCTACCCGGGCCGTCGCTACTACGAGGGCATGGACTTCATCGATCCGCTCGAGAGCCTGGCAATCGAGCGCGCCAAGTCGTTGTTCGGGGCCGAGCACGCCAACGTGCAGCCGTACAGCGGCTCGCCGGCGAACCTCGCGGTGCTGCTCGGGCTCATCCAACCCGGCGACGTCACGATGGGCCTCGCGCTGCCCGCCGGCGGCCACCTCACCCACGGCTGGAAGGTCTCGGCGACCGGCATCTACTACCGATCGGTGCAGTATGGCGTGCGCAAGGACGACCACCGCATCGACCTCGACGAGGTGCGTGCGCTCGCCAAGGAGCACCGCCCCAAGTTGATCTGGGTCGGGCACTCGGCGTACCCGCGCCAGCTCGACTTCGCCGCGTTCGCCGAGATCGCCGGCGAGGTCGGTGCGCACCTGGTCGCGGACATCGCCCACATCGCGGGCCTGGTCGCCGGCGGCGTGCACCCGAGCCCGATCCCGCACTGCGCGGCGGTCACGACCACCACCCACAAGACCCTGCGAGGCCCCCGCGGTGGGCTCATCCTCTGCAAGTCGGCCCACGCCGCCGCCATCGATCGCGCGGTGTTCCCCGGCCTGCAAGGCGGCCCGCACAACCACACCACCGCCGCGAAGGCGGTCGCGTTGGCCGAGGCCGCGACGCCAGCCTTCGCCGCCTACGCGCGACAGATCGTCGACAACGCGCGTGCGCTCGCCGAGGCCCTGATGGCGCGGGGCTACGCGCTGGTGTCGGGCGGCACCGACAACCACCTCATGCTCGTGGATCTGACCGCAACCGGCATCTCGGGGCGCGTCGCCGGCATCGCGCTCAACCGTTGCGGCATCGAGCTCAACGGCAACGCGATTCCCTTCGACCCCCGCAAGCCGTTCGATCCCTCGGGCATCCGCATCGGGCTCGCCGCGCTCACTTCGCGCGGCCTGACGGTCGCGCACATGGACGGCGTCGCGACCCTGATCCACGACGGCGTGGCCGAGGCGGCCCGCACCAACGGTGAGCCGAGCGCGGAGTTCTGCACGCGCATGCGCGATCGCGTGCGCGAGTTCCTCGCGCCGCATCCGGCCCCGGGGCTGTGA
- the trpD gene encoding anthranilate phosphoribosyltransferase, producing the protein MSGDASMRGALVRLQQREDLGGELVAACMRELMAGECEPAQIGAWLMGLACKRERDDEIVGAAIAMREQLVPVSCTRRDLLDTCGTGGSGIARRNVSTAVALAVSACGVPVAKHGNRGASGPCGSADVLELLGLDLAAPTSVVAAGIDAFGLGFAFAPALHPAMRHAAPVRKALGIRTLFNLLGPLCNPAGATRQLLGVYDPTRCRDLAVALARLGSTRALVVHGFAAGVAADEGAPWGLDDASCEGETLVWELAAGELSRRVVAPEDAELPRVAWAEIAGGSPFENAEALLRLLDGEPGPYRTAVQLSGALALLAAGDGPWSDLPRHAARIAAALDDGSARTRLAQLVARSHDRDLG; encoded by the coding sequence GTGAGCGGCGACGCTTCGATGCGCGGGGCGCTGGTGCGGCTGCAGCAGCGCGAGGACCTCGGCGGCGAGCTGGTGGCCGCGTGCATGCGCGAGCTCATGGCCGGCGAGTGCGAGCCGGCACAGATCGGCGCATGGCTGATGGGCCTGGCATGCAAGCGCGAGCGCGACGACGAGATCGTCGGCGCCGCGATCGCGATGCGTGAGCAGCTGGTGCCGGTGTCGTGTACCCGTCGCGATCTGCTCGACACCTGTGGCACCGGCGGCAGCGGCATCGCGCGGCGCAACGTCTCGACCGCGGTCGCGCTGGCGGTGTCGGCCTGCGGCGTGCCGGTGGCCAAGCACGGCAACCGCGGCGCGTCGGGGCCGTGCGGCAGCGCCGACGTGCTCGAGCTGCTCGGGCTCGATCTCGCGGCGCCGACGTCGGTGGTCGCGGCCGGCATCGACGCGTTCGGGCTCGGCTTCGCGTTCGCGCCTGCGCTGCACCCCGCGATGCGCCACGCCGCGCCGGTGCGCAAGGCACTCGGCATCCGCACGCTCTTCAACCTGCTGGGGCCGCTGTGCAACCCGGCCGGCGCCACGCGGCAGCTGCTGGGGGTCTACGATCCCACGCGTTGCCGCGATCTCGCGGTCGCGCTGGCGCGTCTGGGCAGCACGCGCGCGCTGGTCGTGCACGGCTTCGCAGCTGGCGTCGCGGCCGACGAGGGCGCGCCCTGGGGCCTCGACGACGCCAGCTGCGAGGGCGAGACGTTGGTGTGGGAGCTGGCCGCCGGCGAGCTGTCGCGGCGGGTCGTGGCCCCCGAGGACGCCGAGCTGCCGCGCGTGGCGTGGGCGGAGATCGCCGGCGGCTCGCCGTTCGAGAACGCCGAGGCGCTGCTGCGGCTGCTCGACGGCGAGCCCGGCCCCTACCGCACGGCGGTGCAGCTATCGGGCGCGTTGGCCCTGTTGGCGGCCGGCGACGGGCCTTGGAGCGATCTCCCGCGCCATGCGGCGCGCATCGCCGCCGCGCTCGACGACGGCAGCGCCCGCACACGGTTGGCGCAGCTGGTCGCGCGAAGCCATGATAGAGACCTCGGGTGA
- a CDS encoding anthranilate synthase component I family protein — protein sequence MRVQPEPERFAELAARAPVVPVWCEWLADGATPLSLFASARRIDPTAFLLESVTGGERWARYSFVGLGARARLRGHVDASGEVVIEASGRAPLPGPAGGPAIPCVRAWLQALRAELVPELPPFWGGLVGVWGHEIVRAIERLPRPPHHGEPRLPCLDLVLPEVVLAFDALAQRMFVVVATLPAGEGGPHAAREAAIVRIRDAVARLTAAFAPLPAAALPTIAEPAGQVAPPWSRAHHLEAVAQAQRHIVAGDVFQVVLSQVFEAPQAGLDPLDVYRVLRATNPAPYMYMLQAPEATLVGASPEVLVRVDRDRTMTLRPIAGTRPRGRDDTEDRRLERELCEDPKERAEHVMLIDLGRNDVGRVAQGGSVRVVESFVVERYSRVMHLVSQVQGRLRDGCDALDALLAAFPAGTLSGAPKLRALELIDAIEPVGREWYGGAVGYLGHDGGADFAIAIRSVTVADDRLRVQAGSGIVFDSDAGAEDAECHAKAAAVLRAIAMARRIGEEGQGP from the coding sequence ATGCGGGTGCAGCCCGAACCCGAACGCTTCGCCGAGCTGGCCGCGCGCGCGCCGGTGGTGCCGGTGTGGTGCGAGTGGCTGGCCGACGGCGCGACGCCGCTGTCGCTCTTCGCTTCTGCGCGCCGCATCGATCCCACCGCGTTCCTGCTCGAGAGCGTGACCGGCGGTGAACGCTGGGCGCGCTACAGCTTCGTCGGGCTCGGCGCGCGCGCGCGCCTGCGCGGGCACGTCGACGCGTCCGGCGAGGTGGTGATCGAGGCCAGCGGTCGCGCGCCGCTGCCGGGGCCGGCAGGGGGCCCCGCGATCCCGTGTGTGCGCGCGTGGCTGCAGGCGCTGCGCGCCGAGCTCGTGCCCGAGCTGCCGCCGTTCTGGGGCGGACTGGTCGGGGTGTGGGGCCACGAGATCGTGCGGGCGATCGAGCGCCTGCCGCGGCCGCCCCACCACGGCGAGCCGCGGCTGCCGTGCCTCGACCTGGTGCTGCCCGAGGTCGTGCTCGCGTTCGATGCCCTGGCCCAGCGCATGTTCGTGGTGGTCGCGACGCTGCCCGCGGGTGAGGGTGGGCCGCACGCCGCGCGCGAGGCCGCGATCGTGCGCATCCGCGACGCCGTCGCGCGTCTGACCGCCGCGTTCGCGCCGCTGCCCGCGGCCGCGCTGCCGACGATCGCCGAGCCGGCCGGTCAGGTCGCACCGCCATGGTCGCGGGCGCATCACCTCGAGGCGGTCGCACAGGCGCAGCGCCACATCGTCGCCGGCGACGTGTTCCAGGTGGTGCTCTCGCAGGTGTTCGAGGCGCCACAGGCCGGGCTCGATCCGCTCGATGTCTACCGCGTGCTGCGGGCGACCAACCCGGCGCCGTACATGTACATGCTGCAGGCGCCCGAGGCCACGCTGGTCGGGGCCTCGCCCGAGGTGTTGGTGCGGGTCGATCGCGATCGCACGATGACCTTGCGACCGATCGCGGGCACGCGTCCGCGCGGCCGTGACGACACCGAGGATCGCCGGCTCGAGCGCGAGCTCTGCGAGGACCCCAAGGAGCGCGCCGAGCACGTCATGCTGATCGACCTCGGTCGCAACGACGTCGGTCGGGTCGCGCAGGGCGGCAGTGTGCGCGTGGTCGAGTCGTTCGTCGTCGAGCGCTACTCGCGGGTGATGCACCTGGTGTCGCAGGTGCAGGGCCGCCTGCGCGACGGCTGCGACGCCCTCGACGCGCTGCTGGCCGCGTTCCCGGCCGGCACGCTGTCGGGTGCGCCCAAGCTGCGCGCGCTCGAGCTGATCGACGCGATCGAGCCGGTCGGGCGCGAGTGGTACGGCGGCGCTGTCGGCTACCTCGGCCACGACGGCGGGGCCGACTTCGCGATCGCGATTCGTTCGGTCACCGTCGCCGACGATCGCCTGCGCGTACAGGCCGGCAGCGGCATCGTGTTCGACTCCGACGCCGGGGCCGAGGACGCCGAGTGCCACGCCAAGGCGGCGGCGGTGCTGCGCGCGATCGCGATGGCGCGACGCATCGGCGAGGAGGGGCAGGGGCCATGA
- a CDS encoding aminodeoxychorismate/anthranilate synthase component II: MSAQVVMIDNYDSFTWNLVQYLLELGAEVEVLRNDAIDVDGVLARRPTHVVLSPGPGTPADAGVCRGLCESLARTGAVPLLGVCLGHQTLCEVLGATVGGAPRIMHGKTSPIVHDGSGVFAGLPSPFAATRYHSLVAFEPTLPPALVANARTPEGELMGVRHVHAPCHGVQFHPESILSEHGHAMLANFLALTPTPGGSGAS; the protein is encoded by the coding sequence ATGAGTGCGCAGGTCGTGATGATCGACAACTACGACTCGTTCACGTGGAACCTCGTGCAGTACCTGCTCGAGCTGGGCGCCGAGGTCGAGGTGCTGCGCAACGACGCGATCGACGTCGACGGCGTGCTGGCGCGGCGGCCGACCCACGTGGTGCTGTCGCCGGGGCCCGGTACGCCGGCGGATGCCGGGGTCTGCCGCGGGCTGTGCGAGAGCCTGGCGCGCACCGGCGCAGTGCCGCTGCTCGGGGTCTGCCTCGGGCATCAGACCCTGTGCGAGGTGCTGGGCGCGACGGTCGGCGGCGCGCCGCGGATCATGCACGGCAAGACCTCGCCCATCGTGCACGATGGCAGCGGCGTGTTCGCGGGTCTACCGTCGCCGTTCGCGGCCACCCGCTACCACAGCCTGGTCGCGTTCGAGCCCACGCTGCCGCCCGCGCTGGTCGCCAACGCGCGCACGCCCGAGGGCGAGCTGATGGGCGTGCGCCACGTGCACGCGCCCTGCCATGGCGTGCAGTTCCACCCCGAGTCGATCCTCAGCGAGCACGGCCACGCGATGCTGGCGAACTTCCTCGCTCTGACGCCGACGCCGGGCGGGTCGGGTGCATCGTGA